The following nucleotide sequence is from Leishmania panamensis strain MHOM/PA/94/PSC-1 chromosome 9 sequence.
aaaGCTGCGCACTGATACGTAttcgcgcgcgtgtgtgggccaTAGAGAGGCACTAAATTGGTCTGAGgtgcgagggaggggagaggacaAGCACTGAGACTTGTGCTGCTGTATCACaccaagggagagagaagcagagacggaggaggagaaggcgttCGAGCGACCGgcgttcttcttctttgttACGTGTCTACCCACGTTGAAGCCGAGGCGCtaggagagggaaagataAGGTGGTAGGCAtatagggggagggggaggggagcgcaTGCTCGGTTAGAAGGCGACTTCTCTTAGGGCAACAGCTCTAAAACAGcagctgtggaggaggagctgtgcATATGCGCcgctcttccccaccccaccctccgCCGAAAACCctcacaggcacacacacacacagttaGGTGCATTGGCGGCACGCCCTCTAGCACCTGCTCAGGGGACTATGAAGGAGTTGTCCATGGAGTCCAGCATCTGCAGAACTGAGTCTGGTAGGTAAGAGGCCGCATAGTTGCTCAGGCGATCCACATGAGGAGGAATGAGCACCGGCAGCGAGTACCGCTGGGCGTCCACCTCAACTTCCTCCATGTACGCGCACTGGTACAtagacggcagcgccgtgcgcATCTGCGCCACCCGCACGTtgggcggcagcaacgcttCACAGAAGGCGTGCGCGAAGTGGATGCAGTTGTGCTTCACGAGGTGATACCTGCTCCCCAGCCACGTGTCGCTCTGAGCAAAGCTGGACACGAGCTCCTGCACTGCTAGAGCGCTTAGCTGCGTCTGCCCGACATAAAACTGCTCTCGGAAAATGTGCGGCGAAGAGTGTCGAGGCTCAACGACACGGACGCCACTGCCCTCATCGCAGCGGCCAAACTGGTACTCGGCGTCGTACACCTGAATGCCGACGTGATGCACCCCAATGCCCACCGACCAAAGCCATGAGTTGAACTTTAAGATGTCGTATACGTTGACGAAGACGGCATTGGGCTGGCGAGCTGCTTCCTCGCAGTCTTTGAGGTTAGCAGGTGAAGCCGACTTGCCGGCTGCGCCCG
It contains:
- a CDS encoding hypothetical protein (TriTrypDB/GeneDB-style sysID: LpmP.09.1300), translating into MYPNNSDITTVSASESGAAGKSASPANLKDCEEAARQPNAVFVNVYDILKFNSWLWSVGIGVHHVGIQVYDAEYQFGRCDEGSGVRVVEPRHSSPHIFREQFYVGQTQLSALAVQELVSSFAQSDTWLGSRYHLVKHNCIHFAHAFCEALLPPNVRVAQMRTALPSMYQCAYMEEVEVDAQRYSLPVLIPPHVDRLSNYAASYLPDSVLQMLDSMDNSFIVP